In the Natronoglycomyces albus genome, TGGCCTCCACTCCGTCGCCAGCCTCGCCGATGACATCAATGTCCTCTTCGGCCCCCAACACCATCTTGAACCCGACGCGCAAGAGTTGTTGATCGTCGGCCAGCAGCACCCGAATCGGCCGCTTTTCGGCGGTGTCCTCAATGGTCACGTGTGCGATTCCCTTCTCGATTCGGCGCTTGTCGGAGTCATCTGTGGATTCGACGGAAATGTGGCTCTCACCTGGAACCCGCCGCCTGGACGCGGCCCCAGCCACAGGCTACCCCCATACAAAGACACCCGCTCCCTCATCCCAACCAGGCCATGCCCCACCGTTCCGTCCAACGCTCCAGTGCCTTGCCCAGAGTCGGCCACTTCGACGGTGAGATCCTTCTCGTTGTAATTGACGACTATTCCGGCTCTGGCATTCTTCCCACCATGCTTCAACGTGTTGGTCAACGCTTCCTGCACGATCCGATAAATGGCCAATCCGACGCCAACCGGTGGAGCAAACGGTCGACCTTTAACAGTCATTTTGACTGGTAGACCTGCCTGCCGGGACTGAGAGACCAGGGTTTGCAGTGATTCTAGGCCCGGCTGCGGCATCATCTGTGAGGCATCATCGTCGGCGTCATTGCGCAAAACCTCGAGGATTGCGCGCATCTCCTGCATCGCGGTTCGAGAGGTGTCGGTGATGACCTCCAGCGCCTCGCGCGCCTGTTCGAGGTCCGTATCAAGCACCCGTTGCGCACCCGAGGCCATGACACCCATCGCGGCCACGTGATGCGCCACCACATCGTGCAACTCTCGGGCGATGCGACGCCGCTCGTCGGCAACTGATTGCGCCACCAAACCTCGCTGATTGGCTTCAGCAACCTCGGCACGATCCAACAACTCCTTGACCCGGGTTCGCCGATTCTGCGTCACCCAGCCAAAGAAGAACGCAGTCGAAAGCGTCATCCAGTTCGT is a window encoding:
- a CDS encoding sensor histidine kinase, translating into MLLKTHLHHLRAWLRDRPVAADSLLAFGLWALVGLPLTLLGSEISELGVVVPLITMTLGMATVAFRRVALWPATVALMAISVLAVALSPEWIAAEVFAYLVMTYTAAAYRKFPEAVLLSLTLWTPPVALSLILSPPEEQVLLITAILIVTNWMTLSTAFFFGWVTQNRRTRVKELLDRAEVAEANQRGLVAQSVADERRRIARELHDVVAHHVAAMGVMASGAQRVLDTDLEQAREALEVITDTSRTAMQEMRAILEVLRNDADDDASQMMPQPGLESLQTLVSQSRQAGLPVKMTVKGRPFAPPVGVGLAIYRIVQEALTNTLKHGGKNARAGIVVNYNEKDLTVEVADSGQGTGALDGTVGHGLVGMRERVSLYGGSLWLGPRPGGGFQVRATFPSNPQMTPTSAESRRESHT